One part of the Candidatus Eisenbacteria bacterium genome encodes these proteins:
- a CDS encoding SEC-C domain-containing protein — translation MTRAGRNAPCPCGSGKKYKHCCLASDVTPQLLLDPRVRQCIETDQRMTSELVRFAAQRFGEDWLGDALEEFLPGAGQGDPEMESPIFVPWALFHDRPEGSTVAELYFEKPPRPIGPAEREWSDAERKAWLSVWEMTRVERDRGIHATDLLTGERRFVSEISATRTLVDRDCVLCRIVDYPGFSVFSGVYPRPLPPREADEVVQHVRMLLGRSVKPVPLESLWKAEMMPVLADLWRDALEEIDSGSRLPKQLANTDGDPLLLTTDTYSFDPTAREPVIARISALEGADLGRTEEGCTSIQFLKQGNPMHASWDNTVIGVARVAADRLTLETNSLKRADDLRARVTGVCPELGASPLRKHQDPMAMLKDRSLGPQEAGSEKRARETPPELQEVLREFKRREYQDWLDSEIPALGGLTPRAAAKRVRSRSKLDLLLREIEHGEARLPEAERFSVAELRRELGLEA, via the coding sequence ATGACCCGCGCCGGACGGAACGCCCCCTGCCCCTGCGGCAGCGGCAAGAAATACAAGCACTGCTGCCTGGCGAGCGACGTCACCCCCCAGTTGCTGCTGGATCCCCGCGTTCGACAGTGCATCGAGACCGACCAGCGAATGACCTCGGAGCTGGTCCGCTTCGCCGCCCAGCGCTTCGGGGAGGATTGGCTCGGCGACGCCCTCGAGGAATTCCTGCCGGGCGCGGGCCAGGGCGATCCCGAGATGGAGTCTCCCATCTTCGTCCCCTGGGCGCTCTTCCACGACCGGCCCGAAGGCAGCACGGTCGCGGAACTCTACTTCGAGAAGCCGCCCCGGCCCATCGGCCCGGCGGAGCGGGAATGGAGCGACGCCGAGCGGAAGGCCTGGCTCTCCGTGTGGGAGATGACCCGCGTGGAGCGGGACAGGGGCATCCACGCTACGGACCTGCTCACTGGGGAGCGGCGCTTCGTGAGCGAGATTTCGGCCACGCGAACGCTGGTGGACCGCGACTGCGTGCTGTGCCGGATCGTGGACTACCCCGGGTTCTCGGTCTTCTCGGGCGTGTACCCCAGGCCCCTGCCACCCCGCGAGGCGGATGAGGTGGTGCAGCACGTACGGATGCTGCTGGGACGCAGTGTCAAGCCGGTTCCGCTCGAGAGCCTCTGGAAGGCTGAGATGATGCCGGTCCTGGCGGATCTGTGGCGGGACGCCCTGGAGGAGATCGACTCGGGCTCACGCCTGCCCAAGCAACTCGCCAACACGGATGGGGATCCGTTGTTGCTCACCACGGACACCTACTCCTTCGATCCCACCGCGCGGGAACCGGTCATCGCCCGCATCTCCGCCCTCGAGGGCGCGGACCTGGGCCGCACCGAGGAGGGCTGCACGTCGATTCAGTTCCTGAAGCAGGGCAATCCCATGCACGCGTCCTGGGACAACACCGTGATCGGGGTGGCGCGGGTAGCAGCGGACAGGCTCACGCTGGAGACCAACTCGCTCAAGCGGGCCGACGACCTGCGGGCCCGTGTCACCGGCGTCTGTCCGGAGCTCGGCGCCTCGCCGCTGCGCAAGCACCAGGACCCCATGGCGATGCTCAAGGACCGCAGCCTCGGGCCCCAGGAGGCGGGTTCCGAGAAACGCGCACGGGAGACCCCACCCGAGTTGCAGGAAGTCCTTCGGGAATTCAAGCGCCGGGAGTATCAGGATTGGCTGGATTCGGAGATACCCGCACTCGGGGGCCTCACACCCCGCGCGGCCGCCAAGCGGGTCCGGTCTCGCAGCAAGCTCGATCTGCTGCTCAGGGAGATCGAGCACGGGGAAGCCCGGCTTCCGGAAGCCGAGAGGTTCAGCGTGGCGGAGCTGCGGCGGGAGCTGGGGTTGGAGGCGTGA
- a CDS encoding BrnA antitoxin family protein, with product MRKEYDFSKSRRNPYAARLKRQVTIRLDQHTIKYFKELAGELGIPYQTLINLYLRDCASSQKRLALTWRSVA from the coding sequence ATGAGAAAGGAATATGATTTTTCGAAGAGTCGCCGGAACCCTTACGCGGCCCGCCTGAAGCGTCAGGTGACGATTCGTCTTGACCAGCACACGATCAAGTATTTTAAAGAGTTGGCCGGGGAATTGGGGATTCCCTACCAGACGCTGATCAATCTCTACCTGCGTGATTGTGCTTCGAGCCAGAAGCGGCTCGCCCTGACTTGGAGGTCTGTTGCTTGA
- a CDS encoding BrnT family toxin: MSKLRFEWDPHKAAENRRKHGISFDEAETVFSDEFAGMIGDPEHSAGEDRFLLLGLSVKLRTLVVAHCYRRADVVIRIISARKATRRESDLYNRRWHR, from the coding sequence ATGTCGAAGCTGAGGTTCGAGTGGGATCCGCACAAGGCGGCCGAGAACCGACGAAAGCACGGCATCTCGTTCGACGAAGCCGAGACCGTCTTCTCCGATGAGTTCGCCGGAATGATCGGCGACCCGGAGCACTCGGCCGGCGAGGACCGCTTCCTGCTCTTGGGCCTGAGCGTGAAGCTGCGAACCCTCGTCGTAGCCCACTGTTACCGGAGGGCCGACGTCGTCATCCGGATCATCTCGGCCCGCAAGGCGACCAGACGAGAATCCGACCTCTATAACCGAAGGTGGCACAGATGA
- a CDS encoding SEC-C domain-containing protein, with the protein MEKHNQHLDAGRRRREKSAPAGGSGHVQDAHASGPRPGRVRWQPTPEHPAPPPDTPCPCGRGRRYKSCCMPR; encoded by the coding sequence ATGGAGAAGCACAATCAGCACCTGGATGCGGGGCGGCGCAGGCGCGAGAAATCCGCACCGGCAGGAGGATCCGGTCATGTTCAAGATGCCCACGCGAGCGGACCGCGTCCCGGTCGCGTGCGCTGGCAGCCGACGCCGGAGCATCCAGCCCCGCCGCCTGACACCCCGTGCCCGTGTGGCAGGGGACGGCGCTACAAGAGTTGCTGCATGCCGAGGTGA
- a CDS encoding putative DNA binding domain-containing protein, giving the protein MDLLEILRRPEGKTLEFKRQLSAPEGALKTIIAFANTAGGILLLGVEDRSRHVRGVREPLELEERLANLMSDSIVPQLLPEIEILPWRHTQVLALQVHPSPSRPHYLKREGTANGVYVRVGSTNRRADPELIGELRRFAQGTGFDEQPMPGLDSEALDFRAASESLAPVRALVRRDLETLRLVTIHQGRKVPTVGGMLLFGRDRERHFPDAWIQVGRFAGRDKSHIVDRAEIRSQPVQAIEEAIAFVDKHTLRGAEIGHTRRRERWTLPPVAVREAMINAVAHADYAQRGAPLRISFFEDRLEVENPGLLPFGLTVEDLPRGVSKLRNRVIGRVFHILGLVEQWGSGIQRMSAACRDAGLAPPKFEEIATRFRVTIETTRSGHPVLDKTDEGILACLRGGKASLTSEIARAIGLTPRATRTRLARLAGLGLVRELGTGPQDPRRRYLLAE; this is encoded by the coding sequence ATGGACCTGCTCGAAATCCTCAGGCGCCCCGAGGGGAAGACCCTCGAGTTCAAGCGCCAACTCTCCGCGCCTGAGGGCGCCCTGAAGACGATCATCGCCTTCGCCAACACCGCGGGAGGCATCCTGCTTCTGGGTGTCGAGGACCGGAGCCGGCACGTCCGGGGCGTCCGCGAACCACTCGAGCTGGAGGAGCGGCTCGCGAACCTGATGAGTGACTCGATCGTTCCCCAGCTCCTGCCCGAAATCGAGATCCTGCCCTGGCGCCATACGCAAGTCCTGGCCCTGCAAGTTCACCCGAGCCCGAGCCGGCCGCACTACCTGAAGCGGGAGGGGACTGCCAATGGCGTCTACGTGAGGGTAGGTTCCACGAACAGGCGAGCCGATCCCGAACTGATCGGCGAGTTGCGCCGCTTCGCCCAGGGCACGGGATTCGACGAGCAGCCAATGCCCGGCCTCGACTCGGAAGCACTCGACTTCCGAGCTGCTTCCGAGTCGCTCGCCCCAGTGCGCGCGCTCGTGCGGCGGGATCTGGAAACCCTGCGCCTGGTGACCATTCACCAGGGCCGCAAGGTGCCGACTGTCGGCGGGATGCTCCTCTTCGGGAGGGATCGCGAGAGGCACTTCCCGGACGCATGGATCCAGGTCGGACGGTTCGCAGGGAGGGACAAGAGCCACATCGTCGACCGAGCCGAGATCCGCTCGCAGCCCGTGCAAGCCATTGAGGAGGCGATCGCTTTCGTCGACAAGCACACCCTGCGTGGAGCGGAGATCGGTCACACGCGCCGAAGGGAGCGTTGGACGCTGCCGCCCGTGGCCGTGCGCGAGGCGATGATCAATGCCGTCGCACACGCCGACTATGCGCAGCGCGGCGCTCCATTGCGCATCTCATTCTTCGAAGATCGCCTCGAGGTCGAGAATCCCGGTCTCCTGCCATTTGGCCTCACGGTCGAGGATCTCCCCCGTGGCGTCTCCAAGCTCCGTAACCGGGTGATCGGACGGGTGTTCCACATCCTCGGGCTGGTCGAACAGTGGGGCAGTGGCATCCAGCGGATGAGCGCCGCCTGCCGCGACGCGGGACTCGCACCACCGAAATTCGAGGAGATCGCCACGCGCTTCCGGGTCACGATCGAGACAACCCGCAGCGGGCATCCGGTCCTGGACAAGACCGACGAAGGCATACTTGCCTGCCTCCGTGGCGGGAAGGCGTCGCTGACGAGCGAGATCGCCAGAGCCATCGGGCTCACCCCGCGGGCCACACGCACACGGCTCGCTCGGCTCGCGGGCCTGGGCCTCGTCCGCGAGTTGGGCACCGGACCACAGGATCCGAGAAGGCGGTACCTCCTGGCGGAGTAG
- a CDS encoding helix-turn-helix transcriptional regulator — translation MITRPCQDLDAHLLKEEIRALRASVNRLHQTRQPFRPVVETAGTREADARGDGKAVQLDSLISRILDYLHRQYADSDLSLVRVAKAVGKNEKYVAHLFARTIGERMRTYITRLRVRHACELLLQTDRAIQEIARESGFAHSAHFRQSFRRIVGVAASEYRGIFAPQK, via the coding sequence ATGATCACCCGACCATGCCAGGATCTCGACGCGCATCTGCTGAAGGAGGAGATTCGTGCCCTGAGGGCCTCCGTGAACCGGCTGCACCAGACCAGACAGCCGTTCCGGCCGGTCGTGGAGACCGCCGGCACACGGGAGGCCGACGCGCGTGGCGACGGCAAGGCGGTCCAGTTGGATTCGCTGATCAGCCGGATCCTGGACTACTTGCATCGGCAGTACGCAGACAGCGATCTCTCGCTGGTTCGGGTGGCGAAGGCCGTGGGCAAGAACGAGAAGTACGTCGCTCACCTGTTTGCCCGGACCATCGGAGAGCGAATGCGGACCTACATCACGAGGCTCCGGGTACGGCACGCGTGTGAGCTGCTCCTGCAGACGGACCGTGCCATCCAGGAGATCGCCCGCGAGAGCGGCTTCGCACACTCCGCCCACTTCCGCCAGTCGTTCCGCCGCATCGTTGGCGTGGCGGCCTCCGAGTATCGTGGGATCTTCGCGCCCCAGAAATGA
- a CDS encoding Crp/Fnr family transcriptional regulator, giving the protein MQRSDDSTAFSILCRQVPRMEAASGLVRGEITSNAAVVRRVAGTVLFDEGSHCGGMLLLDRGLIRVSKAGPRGRELTLYRVSPTQICVITLSCVLACSDYPARGVVERDIEGVLLPVPLFTSLTGEVPEFRAYVFDAFSNRLAELIDLASAVTFEHLDKRLAAALLRQCEARTTRELMLTHQDLASELGTVRERVSRLLEDLEARGVLELARGRIHVLNCEKLREIVTESE; this is encoded by the coding sequence ATGCAGCGCAGTGACGACTCCACGGCCTTCTCCATCCTTTGCCGGCAGGTGCCCAGGATGGAGGCCGCCTCCGGTCTGGTGCGTGGGGAGATCACCAGCAACGCGGCCGTGGTCAGGCGTGTCGCCGGAACGGTGCTGTTCGACGAGGGGAGTCATTGCGGGGGGATGCTGCTGCTCGACCGCGGCCTGATCCGGGTGTCGAAGGCCGGCCCTCGAGGGAGGGAGCTCACCCTGTACAGAGTGAGCCCCACGCAGATCTGCGTCATCACGCTGAGTTGCGTACTGGCGTGCTCGGACTACCCCGCCCGGGGAGTGGTGGAGCGTGACATCGAGGGAGTCCTGCTGCCCGTTCCGCTGTTCACGTCACTGACCGGCGAGGTGCCCGAGTTCCGCGCCTATGTCTTCGACGCCTTCTCGAATCGTCTCGCCGAACTCATCGACCTGGCCTCCGCGGTGACCTTCGAGCACCTGGACAAGCGTCTTGCCGCCGCGCTTCTGAGGCAGTGCGAGGCCCGGACCACCCGGGAGCTCATGCTCACGCACCAGGACCTGGCATCGGAACTCGGCACGGTGCGCGAGCGCGTAAGTCGGCTGCTGGAGGACCTGGAGGCCAGGGGAGTGCTGGAGCTGGCCCGGGGGAGAATCCATGTCCTCAACTGCGAGAAGCTCCGCGAAATCGTGACCGAATCGGAATAG
- a CDS encoding c-type cytochrome: MEGMYLKQMSHPRPGRLTRGLLAGGVGLLAVASVAWPQPSGAAAAPNPVKGKVIFTKTCVACHGEKAQGKRDLNSPALHTQEPWYLAAQLQKFRSGLRGVDPKDAGGLVMRPMALSLPDEQAVLDVAAYVSSIEGPPATPEVKGDAQAGAATFIKVCAACHGDGARGRPDLKTPALVGQNDWYVVLQLQKFKQGLRGADLKDATGAQMRAMALTLTSDVAMKDVAAYIARLK, translated from the coding sequence ATGGAGGGGATGTACCTGAAGCAGATGAGCCATCCGCGGCCTGGACGGCTGACCCGGGGCCTGCTGGCCGGCGGCGTTGGGCTTCTGGCGGTTGCCTCCGTGGCGTGGCCGCAGCCGTCCGGGGCGGCAGCCGCCCCGAACCCCGTCAAGGGCAAGGTCATATTCACGAAGACCTGCGTGGCGTGCCACGGGGAGAAGGCCCAGGGCAAGCGGGACTTGAATTCGCCGGCGCTCCACACGCAGGAGCCCTGGTATCTGGCCGCGCAGCTGCAGAAGTTCCGCAGCGGTCTTCGCGGGGTCGACCCCAAGGACGCCGGCGGGCTAGTGATGAGGCCGATGGCCCTGTCGTTGCCCGACGAGCAGGCGGTCCTGGATGTCGCCGCATACGTCTCGAGCATCGAGGGCCCTCCCGCGACACCCGAGGTGAAGGGGGATGCACAGGCGGGCGCAGCCACGTTCATCAAGGTGTGCGCGGCCTGCCATGGCGATGGAGCCAGGGGCAGGCCGGACCTCAAGACCCCCGCCCTGGTGGGGCAGAACGACTGGTACGTGGTGCTCCAGCTCCAGAAGTTCAAGCAGGGGCTGCGCGGCGCAGATCTCAAGGACGCCACGGGCGCCCAGATGCGGGCGATGGCCCTGACCCTGACCAGCGACGTGGCCATGAAGGACGTGGCCGCCTACATCGCAAGGCTCAAATAG